Below is a window of Thermodesulfovibrionales bacterium DNA.
GACGGCCTCACGGATATTCTTTGTGATGATGATCGCGCCGAACCCGGAAATGGATTTTTTCGCTATTGTCTTCCTCTTTAATCTTGTAAGCTGGGCAATGAGCTCTTTCCGGACAGCCTCTGCGAGGGCAGGTGAATCCGTAATCAGGATCGAAGATGCCAGCTCGTCATGCTCCGCCTGGCTCAGAAGGTCGGCTGCCGCGAAGGCCGGATTTGCCGTCTCATCAGCTATGATGAGGACCTCGCTCGGGCCGGCTATCATGTCGATGTCGACCTCTCCGAAGACCATTCTCTTTGCGGTCGCCACGAACACATTGCCGGGCCCAACAATCTTATCGACCCTCCTTATGGTCCCTGTCCCGTAAGCCATCGCTCCGATCGCCTGAGCGCCGCCGATGCGGTAGACCTCAGTCACTCCCGTCATCTTAATCGCGGCCATGACGTACGGATTGACCGTATTCTTCGGCGTCGGGGCACAGAGGACGATTTCCTTCACCCCCGCAACGAGGGCCGGTATGACATTCATGAGCACCGTGGAAGGATATGAAGCCTTGCCGCCGGGGACATAGACACCGACCCTTTCGAGGGGTCTGATTATCTGGCCGAGGATTGTTTCGCCCTCCGAATAGGACCAGG
It encodes the following:
- the hisD gene encoding histidinol dehydrogenase; its protein translation is TEKFDSLKIKDLRMKPAEIAKHADRADKKVVRSLALAAERIRAFHEMQREESWSYSEGETILGQIIRPLERVGVYVPGGKASYPSTVLMNVIPALVAGVKEIVLCAPTPKNTVNPYVMAAIKMTGVTEVYRIGGAQAIGAMAYGTGTIRRVDKIVGPGNVFVATAKRMVFGEVDIDMIAGPSEVLIIADETANPAFAAADLLSQAEHDELASSILITDSPALAEAVRKELIAQLTRLKRKTIAKKSISGFGAIIITKNIREAVRLANEIAPEHLEVMMDRPFGLLPLIKNAGAIFLGPWTPEPLGDYVAGPNHTLPTGGTARFSSPLGVYDFVKRSSLLSFSREGFMKLARPVMTLSEIEGLGAHGNTIRERLERN